GCCTGCGAAGGACTCGTCGAGCATCGCTGCGAAATCGTCGCGCGAGGGGCTATAGGTATCAGCAGAAGTCGAAGCCATTTGTTCTCCAGTTGCGGATGTCGTGCCGGCCGTTGGGTTCATGGGCGCATCGCACGCGCAGTGTCGGAAGGTCCGCAAAACCTTCGAGCGACCGCTCGCTGCTCCGGCGCGGCGCCGAAACAGCGGAAACGGGCCGGCTGAGGCCCGCGCGTTCGATACGTGGAAAATTCTTTGTCCGGAGCCTCGATCGCGTCGGCCCCAAACGGGGACCTGACGTGTCGACCTCAAAGAGCGGGAGCGGGCACTTCCTCCAATGACGGCTGCGGCTTAACCCCGCGACCGGCCCGCTCGGACGGCCTCGATAATGTCGATGGCGGCCCGGACGCCGCCTTCTATATCCAGTTGAGAGTTATCTAGCAAGTAAGCATCCGGGGCCGGTTTTAAAGGCGCAATCGGCCGGTTCTTGTCGCGTTCGTCGCGCTGGATGATGTCGGCAAGCACAGCGGCCTCGTCCGCATCCTCGCCCCTCGCCCGGGCCTCCATGGTCCGGCGGCGGGCGCGGACCTTGGGGTCGGCGACGACGAAGATCTTCACGTCGGCATGCGGGCAGATCACGGTTCCAATGTCCCGGCCGTCCAGCACCGCGCCGGGCGGATCGGCGGCGAATTGCCGCTGGAAATTGAGGAGGGCTTCCCGGACCCTTGGGATTGCCGACACGATCGAGGCACCCTCGCCGGCCAATTGGGTTTTCAGGGCCGGATTGCCGAATTTTTCGGGATCGAGCTCCAAAGCGGCTTGCACCGCGGCCGCTTCGTCGTTGAGATCGTGGCCGGACTGCATGAGGGCATAGGCGACCGCGCGATAGATCACGCCGGTATCGAGGTGACGATAACCGTAATGGTGGGCAAGACGCTTGCCGAGCGTCCCCTTGCCCGAGGCCGCAGGCCCGTCGATGGCGATGATCATGTGACTCAAACCTTGGCTGTCTGGGGCCCGCGGGCGCGTCGCAATGGCCGTTCTTCGGTGAAAATGTTGCGAGACGCGAATTCGGCGGGACTCGCAAAGGTGAGATATTCGCGCATCGCGTCGGATGGCGACGACGCCGTGAACCATGGTTCTGCAAGGCGCCGAGCCGGATCGCAAACCCACGCCGGCACCCGGCCAAGGCGACGTTGTTTGGCCAGATATTCGGCAATCGCCCCGACCAAGGCGTCGAGCCGTTCGTTCCGCGTCAGTACCGGCTCGTCCGCGATCGCCTCATATTGAGCAAGGCCTGTCCCCACCAGCTCGAAGGCATCAAGGAATTCGGCCAACGTCGTGTCCTGCGGCGCACCGGCGCAAATGCGATCGACGGCTTCAGCGAGGGTATTCGGGCGCATCCGCTCCTCCCGCCACGTCCATGTTTTTCAGCAGGAAACGCTGCTTCTCGGAAGATGCCGCGCTCACCGGGAAATACCGGCCGAGCAGCGCGATGGCTTCCTCCACGGTCGAGATTCCAACCACTTTCATCAAGTTCAAAATATCCAGCCGCTCCGTCTCTCCGCGAACTGGGTCCGTGATCCGGAACGCCTTCAATTTCAGCGCCAATAGATATGCGGCGGAGGGCACCGAGACCTCAAGTCCTGGCGGCGTGCCGTCGCGCGGAAAAGTGCCGAATTCCAGATGATCCGCGGCGTGATCGGCGAGGGGGCTGAGGTGGAATGCCACATGATCATTGAACCAGTCGGCGCTCCATCCATTTTTGGCAGCAATTTCGGCCGTCGTTCTTTCCAGCCAGTCTGGCAGCGGATGCTCGAGCTTCGATACGTCGACGTCCTCGGTCGCAAAGCGAAAATTGCTGGCGAGCATGAGGGCGGAGCCGCCATAGACCGCGATCTGAAGCTTGGTTCCCGCATCGGCCGCGGCGCGGCCGATCGAATCGAAAGCATCCAGCAAGGCGTCGCGGTCGAAGGCTGCACTCATGGCCGCGGCCTCATGAAAACTCGGCCCCGAGGGAACGCATCATCGGAATGAAATCCGGGAAACTGGTGGCGATGAAAGCGGTATCGTCGACGCCCACCGGCTGATCGGAGGCACAGCCCATCACCAGGGCCGACATCGCGATGCGATGGTCCATGTGGGTGGCGACAACGCCGCCGCCGGGAACGTGACCGCGGCCCTCGACGATGAGGTCGTCGCCTGACACCTCGACCTTGACGCCGTTGACGCGCAGCATCGCGGCAGTGGCCTCCAGGCGGTCGGATTCTTTGACGCGCAGCTCCTGCAGGCCGCGCATGATCGTGGTGCCTTCGGCAAAGGACGCGGCCACCGCCAGCACCAGATATTCGTCGATCATCGAGGGCGCGCGCTCGGGGGGCACTTCGACGCCGCGCAATTTCGATGCGCGCACGCGCAAGCGCGCCATCGGCTCGCCGGCGTCGCCGCGCACCTCGCTCTCCTCGATCGAGCCGCCCATCTCGCGCAGTGTGGTGAACAAGCCGGTGCGCAGCGGATTGGTCATGACGTCGGACAGAACGACGTCGGATCCCTCGGCGATCAGCGCGGCGACGACCGGGAAAGCTGCCGAGGAGGGATCCGCGGGCACAACGACATTGGCGCCGTGCAGTTCGGCCTGGCCCGCCAGCGTGATGCGGCGGCCGTGCTGGCCTTCCTGAATTGAAGTGATGTCGGCACCAAAGTGCTTCAGCATCAGCTCGGTATGATCGCGGCTGGCTTCGCTCTCGATCACCGTAGTGGTGCCCGGCGCGGCCAGGCCCGCCAGCAGCACGGCCGACTTGATCTGGGCCGAGGCGACCGGGGTCTTGTAAGTGATCGGCAGG
This genomic stretch from Bradyrhizobium daqingense harbors:
- the cmk gene encoding (d)CMP kinase, giving the protein MIIAIDGPAASGKGTLGKRLAHHYGYRHLDTGVIYRAVAYALMQSGHDLNDEAAAVQAALELDPEKFGNPALKTQLAGEGASIVSAIPRVREALLNFQRQFAADPPGAVLDGRDIGTVICPHADVKIFVVADPKVRARRRTMEARARGEDADEAAVLADIIQRDERDKNRPIAPLKPAPDAYLLDNSQLDIEGGVRAAIDIIEAVRAGRSRG
- the aroA gene encoding 3-phosphoshikimate 1-carboxyvinyltransferase, with the protein product MTHSDQPRPLQSRASGPLTGKVRVPGDKSISHRALILGALAVGETRISGLLEGEDVLNTAKSMQALGATVERTGDFAWKVNGVGVGGFAQPKAALDFGNSGTGCRLVMGAVAGCPISAVFDGDASLRSRPMRRILDPLEKMGAKVVSGSEGGRLPLTLQGARDPLPITYKTPVASAQIKSAVLLAGLAAPGTTTVIESEASRDHTELMLKHFGADITSIQEGQHGRRITLAGQAELHGANVVVPADPSSAAFPVVAALIAEGSDVVLSDVMTNPLRTGLFTTLREMGGSIEESEVRGDAGEPMARLRVRASKLRGVEVPPERAPSMIDEYLVLAVAASFAEGTTIMRGLQELRVKESDRLEATAAMLRVNGVKVEVSGDDLIVEGRGHVPGGGVVATHMDHRIAMSALVMGCASDQPVGVDDTAFIATSFPDFIPMMRSLGAEFS